The following are encoded together in the Bactrocera neohumeralis isolate Rockhampton chromosome 6, APGP_CSIRO_Bneo_wtdbg2-racon-allhic-juicebox.fasta_v2, whole genome shotgun sequence genome:
- the LOC126763575 gene encoding tyrosine-protein phosphatase non-receptor type 4 has protein sequence MLERFRLSNLGANCRLRSEELARDKKQQRQQCVTVLLLDDTTHTFRIEKRAKGAELLDQVFQFLELSERDYFGLLFPQKPGDVVRWVDAHKQFKKQCNSLALENDAIQTLEFRVKFYVSDPSRLQEEYTRYQFYLQVKRNILLGRLPCSVNTQCLLASYTVQSELGDFNPAEHQTGYLSDLQLLVEQTPDAERKISELHKLHRGQLPADAEYNYLEHAKRLDLYGIDLHKATDSNGKELQLGVSAVGLLVFQNGLRINTFSWSKMVKVSFKRKDFFIQLRREPSESYDTLLGFSMTSHKHAKALWKSCVEHHSFFRLKRPHRLPRFLNISLGSKFYYSGRTELQAVQESKQRGVVHKAFIRSPSKRLITAGSAVATSPLPLGLINGTSGSDSNGSVSHNGKITSSALINHTSILTITKTSRPHDNKVTSKQTETMPRKAWEQQSDEYDIQLDTGIIARRFESPIPPAYSSGSHSPILNSNIAPSHMGPAITTLINGNSSTALDSGSDLVTIRLQCDEQGRFGFNVKGGIDLGLPVQVSKVVPNTPADRCTPRVCEGDEVVMINGRDVVGLQHDQVVTMIRDSRSQRGGELLLTVRPKAMRAIMSEEEPLYQYVPENDEIGSHSNLLDGDALFTQSLLLLSDGLASGALLAQYELMYRKNPELAITEARKPENIAKNRYRDISPYDCTRVSLVNSMTGDYINANYVNMEIPGGVVNRYIATQGPLANTTTDFWRMVQQESSHLIVMLTTVMEAGRQKCHQYWPVTGDELHLGDGFSVKCLSEQADETGSFVFREFVLCDKRTGEQRHIQHMQYLAWPDHCVPSDPNLFIEFTERVRVARNKTLLQEIEESLKQVRLLDADADENGGLMSERKCAASNGVTPEDENPVSTSVHQCISAANPPVIVHCSAGIGRTGVLILMDTALALMEIREPVYPLDIVRTMRDQRACMVQNVSQYRFVCECICAAYMKLSRSSAALDDIDDD, from the exons ATGCTTGAACGTTTTCGTTTGAGTAATTTAGGTGCAAATTGTCGTTTACGAAGTGAAGAACTGGCGCGCGATAAGaaacaacaaaggcaacaaTGTGTCACTGTCCTGCTTTTAGATGACACAACGCACACCTTTCGGATAGAG AAACGTGCTAAAGGAGCTGAATTACTAGATCAAGTCTTTCAATTCTTAGAGCTATCCGAAAGGGACTACTTTGGATTGCTATTTCCTCAGAAACCCGGTGATGTTGTT CGATGGGTGGATGCGCATAAGCAATTCAAAAAGCAATGTAATAGCCTCGCTCTAGAAAATGACGCCATTCAAACGTTGGAATTTAGAGTTaag TTTTATGTAAGTGACCCCAGTCGTTTGCAAGAGGAATACACCCGGTATCAGTTCTATTTGCAAGTAAAACGGAATATTCTACTGGGAAGATTGCCATGCTCGGTCAACACGCAATGTTTGCTTGCCAGCTATACGGTCCAAT CCGAATTAGGCGATTTCAATCCAGCCGAACATCAGACTGGATACTTGAGCGATTTGCAACTGTTGGTCGAACAAACGCCAGATGCCGAGCGAAAAATATCCGAATTACATAAATTGCATCGTGGCCAATTGCCGGCTGATGCGGAGTATAATTATTTGGAACATGCGAAACGGCTTGATTTATATGGCATCGATTTACATAAAGCTAcg GACTCTAACGGTAAGGAACTTCAGTTGGGCGTATCGGCGGTTGGGCTATTAGTCTTCCAAAATGGTTTGCGCATAAATACTTTTTCCTGGTCAAAAATGGTGAAGGTTTCGTTcaaacgaaaagacttttttatcCAATTGCGTAGGGAACCG TCGGAAAGCTATGACACTTTGCTGGGCTTTAGCATGACCTCACATAAGCATGCGAAAGCTTTGTGGAAATCTTGTGTGGAACATCATTCCTTTTTCCGTCTAAAACGACCGCATCGACTACCACGTTTTCTAAATATCAGTCTGGGCTCGAA ATTCTATTATTCGGGCCGCACAGAGCTGCAGGCGGTGCAGGAGTCGAAGCAGCGCGGCGTTGTGCATAAGGCATTTATACGTTCGCCGAGCAAACGACTGATAACCGCTGGCTCTGCTGTTGCCACATCACCGTTACCGTTAGGATTGATTAACGGTACCAGTGGTTCCGATAGCAACGGAAGCGTGTCTCATAACGGTAAAATCACCTCGTCCGCACTAATAAATCATACGTCCATTTTGACCATTACGAAAACGAGCCGTCCACACGACAATAAAGTAACCTCGAAGCAGACTGAAACAATGCCTCGTAAAGCTTGGGAACAACAGAGCGATGAATACGACATACAGCT GGACACTGGAATTATAGCTAGACGATTTGAATCACCTATACCGCCAGCGTACAGTTCCGGTAGTCATAGCCCGATATTGAACTCAAATATCGCGCCATCACATATGGGTCCAGCGATTACGACTCTCATAAATGGAAATTCGTCAACAGCATTGGATAGCGGCAGTGATCTGGTTACCATACGCTTACAGTGTGATGAACAGGgtcgttttggttttaatgTTAAGGGTGGCATAGATCTCGGACTCCCTGTGCAGGTGTCCAAAGTGGTACCGAACACCCCAGCTGATCGCTGCACGCCACGCGTCTGTGAAGGAGATGAAGTCGTTATGATTAATGGGCGTGATGTTGTGGGTTTGCAACATGACCAAGTAGTGACGATGATACGTGACAGTCGCAGTCAACGAGGTGGTGAACTTTTGCTCACTGTACGTCCAAAAGCAATGCGCGCTATAATGTCGGAGGAGGAGCCATTGTATCAATATGTTCCAGAAAacgatgaaatcggttcacattCAAATCTACTAGACGGCGATGCATTATTTACGCAGAGCTTATTGTTGTTGAGCGACGGTTTAGCATCTGGTGCGCTTTTGGCACAATACGAACTGATGTATCGCAAGAATCCTGAATTAGCGATTACAGAGGCGCGAAAGCCTGAGAATATTGCTAAGAATCGCTATCGTGACATATCACCAT ATGACTGTACACGTGTTTCACTTGTAAATTCGATGACTGGCGATTACATCAACGCAAATTATGTGAACATGGAAATACCAGGCGGTGTAGTGAATCGTTATATTGCCACACAAGGTCCTTTGGCCAACACCACAACCGATTTTTGGCGGATGGTGCAGCAGGAGAGCAGTCATTTGATTGTCATGCTGACTACAGTTATGGAGGCGGGACGCCAGAAATGTCATCAGTATTGGCCAGTTACCGGCGATGAATTGCACTTGGGAGACGGTTTTTCGGTTAAGTGCCTCAGCGAGCAGGCGGACGAAACGGGCAGCTTTGTATTTCGTGAATTTGTTTTGTGCGACAAACGTACGGGTGAACAACGGCACATTCAACACATGCAATATTTGGCTTGGCCCGATCATTGCGTGCCCTCCGATCCGAATCTCTTTATTGAGTTCACCGAGCGTGTACGTGTGGCACGTAACAAAACATTGTTGCAGGAAATCGAAGAGAGTCTAAAACAGGTGCGGCTACTAGACGCCGATGCCGATGAAAATGGCGGATTGATGAGTGAACGCAAATGTGCTGCCAGCAATGGTGTTACGCCGGAAGATGAGAACCCTGTTTCGACTAGTGTCCATCA ATGCATAAGTGCTGCAAATCCACCTGTGATAGTGCATTGTTCAGCCGGTATTGGACGCACTGGTGTGCTTATATTAATGGACACGGCTTTGGCGCTAATGGAAATCAGAGAGCCTGTGTATCCACTAGATATTGTGCGTACAATGCGCGATCAACGTGCCTGCATGGTGCAAAATGTG AGCCAATATCGTTTCGTGTGCGAATGCATTTGTGCTGCATATATGAAATTGTCACGCTCCAGTGCCGCCCTTGATGATATTGACGACGATTAA
- the LOC126763576 gene encoding cell division cycle 5-like protein, translating to MPRIMIKGGVWRNTEDEILKAAVMKYGKNQWSRIASLLHRKSAKQCKARWYEWLDPSIKKTEWSREEDEKLLHLAKLMPTQWRTIAPIIGRTAAQCLERYEYLLDQAQRKEDGEDGGDDPRKLKPGEIDPNPETKPARPDPKDMDEDELEMLSEARARLANTQGKKAKRKAREKQLEEARRLAALQKRRELRAAGIGSGNRKRIKGIDYNAEIPFEKRPAIGFYDTSEENVDKQGPDFNKMRQQDLDGELRSEKEERERKKDKQKLKQRKENDMPLAMLQNLEPERKRSKLVLPQPQISDHELQQVVKLGRASEIAKEVAGESGVETTDALLADYSITPQVTATPRTPAPFTDRIMQEAQNMMALTHVDTPLKGGINTPLHESDFSGALPKSASITTPNTVIATPFRTQRGGDSNTPGFATPASNALVPLGKTPHAVVGQTPTLVRDKLSINPEDNLNVGETPAIYRNYQKQLKHSLREGLATLPVPRNDYEIVVPEHDDHEPTETKSENVVEDQADVDARAIAEENAKRQRELEKRSQAIQRQLPRPTEVNTKILRPQSEKQNLTDMQKAEELIKHEMITMLLFDSVKDPVPGQSQNKIEQLQNYFKSNPYEEFKKPDLEKASNLIKEEMDVVKEGMGHGDLPMDVYSQVWQECLGQVLYLPSQNRYTRANLASKKDRLESAEKQLEQNRRHMAKEAKRCAKIEKKLKILTGGYQARAQAMIKQLQDTYDQIEQNSLALSTFKFLAEQEAVAIPRRLESLQEDVRRQMEREKELQQKYAKLCEELDQAQQEIELYESAEQTNEVTEITETDETSN from the exons ATGCCACGAATAATGATAAAGGGAGGTGTGTGGAGAAACACCGAG GATGAAATCCTGAAAGCAGCGGTTATGAAATATGGCAAAAATCAGTGGTCTCGTATAGCATCACTATTGCACCGAAAATCAGCCAAACAATGTAAGGCACGTTGGTACGAGTGGTTAGACCCCagtattaaaaaaacagaatGGTCACGGGAGGAAGATGAGAAATTATTGCATTTGGCGAAATTAATGCCAACCCAATGGCGTACAATCGCTCCCATCATAGGTCGTACTGCTGCACAGTGCTTGGAGCGCTACGAATATCTTCT TGATCAAGCGCAGCGCAAAGAGGATGGCGAAGATGGTGGTGATGATCCTCGCAAATTAAAACCgggtgaaattgatccaaatccGGAAACTAAACCTGCACGTCCAGACCCTAAAGACATGGACGAAGATG aATTGGAGATGCTGTCAGAGGCACGCGCTCGTTTGGCCAATACCCAAGGCAAAAAAGCTAAGCGCAAAGCTCGCGAAAAACAATTGGAGGAAGCACGGCGGTTAGCAGCATTGCAAAAACGTAGAGAACTTCGTGCTGCGGGTATTGGTAGCGGTAATAGAAAACGCATCAAAGGCATTGATTACAATGCAGAGATTCCATTTGAGAAACGTCCGGCTATTGGTTTTTATGACACATCTGAAGAGAACGTCGATAAACAAGGACctgatttcaataaaatgcgacaACAAGATCTTGATGGTGAATTGCGCTCCGAAAAGGAGGAACGAGAGAGAAAGAAagataaacaaaaactgaagCAGCGCAAAGAAAATGATATGCCACTAGCCATGTTGCAGAACTTAGAACCTGAAAGGAAACGCTCTAAATTGGTACTCCCTCAACCACAAATATCTGATCACGAATTGCAACAGGTTGTTAAGTTGGGTCGTGCCAGTGAAATTGCCAAAGAAGTAGCAGGTGAAAGTGGTGTCGAGACCACAGATGCACTTTTAGCTGATTACTCTATCACGCCACAAGTTACGGCGACGCCTCGCACGCCAGCACCATTCACAGATCGCATAATGCAAGAGGCACAAAATATGATGGCTCTAACACACGTTGATACGCCTTTAAAAGGTGGTATCAATACCCCATTACACGAATCGGATTTCTCGGGGGCATTACCAAAATCGGCCTCGATTACTACACCCAATACCGTAATAGCAACTCCATTCAg AACACAACGTGGCGGCGATAGTAATACGCCTGGATTTGCTACCCCTGCGTCCAATGCTCTTGTGCCACTAGGAAAAACACCGCATGCTGTTGTGGGCCAAACGCCCACTTTAGTAAGGGACAAGTTAAGCATCAACCCCGAGGATAATTTGAATGTCGGCGAAACGCCTGCAATATATCGCAATTATCAAAAGCAACTGAAACACTCCTTACGTGAAGGATTGGCAACATTGCCTGTCCCACGTAATGATTACGAAATCGTTGTACCGGAGCATGACGATCACGAACCCACCGAGACGAAATCAGAAAATGTCGTGGAGGATCAAGCTGATGTTGACGCAAGGGCAATCGCTGAAGAGAATGCCAAACGGCAACGCGAATTGGAGAAACGTTCCCAGGCCATACAAAGACAACTACCGCGACCAACTGAAGTGAATACAAAGATCTTACGACCACAATCCGAGAAACAAAATCTCACTGACATGCAGAAAGCCGAGGAACTGATAAAGCATGAAATGATCACAATGCTATTATTTGACTCTGTAAAGGACCCCGTGCCCGGTCAAtcacaaaacaaaattgaacaattacaaaattacttcaaatcaaaTCCATACGAAGAGTTTAAGAAACCCGATTTGGAGAAGGCTTCAAACCTTATCAAGGAAGAAATGGATGTTGTTAAAGAGGGCATGGGTCACGGTGACTTACCAATGGATGTTTATTCACAAGTGTGGCAAGAATGTTTAGGCCAAGTGCTCTATTTGCCCTCGCAGAATCGCTATACGCGCGCTAATTTGGCCAGCAAAAAAGATCGCTTGGAGTCAGCCGAGAAACAGTTGGAGCAAAACCGACGACACATGGCGAAGGAAGCAAAACGTTGTgctaaaatagagaaaaaactaaaaattctaACAGGTGGCTATCAAGCGCGAGCACAGGCTATGATAAAACAGTTGCAAGACACCTACGATCAAATCGAGCAGAATTCTTTAGCATTgtcaactttcaaatttttggcAGAACAGGAAGCAGTTGCCATACCACGACGCTTAGAG TCGTTACAAGAGGACGTACGCCGTCAAATGGAACGTGAAAAAGAATTACAACAGAAATATGCTAAACTATGCGAAGAGCTTGACCAAGCGCAGCAGGAAATAGAATTATACGAAAGCGCTGAGCAAACCAATGAGGTCACTGAAATCACTGAAACAGATGAAACCTCTAATTGA